A single genomic interval of uncultured Sphaerochaeta sp. harbors:
- a CDS encoding Wzz/FepE/Etk N-terminal domain-containing protein yields the protein MEETLYEDEGISISELIGIVLKHFKLLLIVFGIIVLACVGYILMNDPTYTATTTVSVESIKNLTAWNSARGDVRNITTELQFLTRDETVRGALEKLNLASYIRKDGTSYEDLLTDKKKLKGLQDAIAVSEIKDTNSVSISLEHSNPVFAQDFLGALTSEFSASLLAFANTDLASQHDALNRQLEESTTLLESSKAALAAFQEETDILSLEANKSAYQRILSLIQLQLGEVAEIAPATSLEAALQSLGVQNEQVLLLSSRYSDAYRQYLYDEIARLLVQSNTSEETTRRNPELEAALTTLKSKINEIFLSDGYDELSAQNQTQAITSSAEFEILKNQENDYLGKLKAVTSLELKHTEYIDTIERETETSNEYASSLRALNLFLASERTAMQEVEPVKLVNEDGESNNLLILAVGVLLGSALALLATLLAEYLSDTIDDEQSLTRILGKEGKLLTTIPPGSKDINTEMEILEHPDSDAGSAYTHLAGILMYAPNTNVFTLGSLSYGEGTSYTTLNTALSMVKSGKKVLVIGTANEGMNYQRLYAKITSHVEIAAAAHLKTFSLDKPCKPVGDEPELTIASIDAGPKELGQILNSPQFVEYLGSVSAVFDVVLIDGPTFRSASNLLAVSRATNGLILNIRSFVGSRRMLKALLHTFGLCNLPLSGVVLNNIAGKPSYQERQAIKAHDKALTALMSGNGSGREVKLLTKASSR from the coding sequence ATGGAAGAAACGTTGTACGAGGACGAAGGCATCAGCATAAGTGAACTTATTGGCATTGTATTGAAGCATTTTAAACTGCTTCTGATTGTATTTGGTATCATCGTTCTTGCCTGTGTGGGATATATCTTGATGAATGATCCCACCTATACAGCAACAACCACGGTAAGCGTGGAATCGATCAAGAATCTTACTGCTTGGAACTCAGCAAGAGGAGATGTCAGGAACATTACTACTGAACTCCAATTCCTCACCCGTGATGAAACAGTACGTGGGGCCTTGGAGAAGCTGAACCTTGCCTCCTACATACGTAAGGATGGCACCTCCTACGAAGACCTGCTCACTGACAAGAAGAAACTCAAAGGATTGCAGGATGCTATAGCTGTCAGCGAGATAAAGGACACCAATTCAGTCTCTATCTCCCTTGAACACTCCAACCCTGTATTTGCCCAAGATTTTCTGGGTGCTCTTACCAGTGAATTCTCTGCATCCCTCCTTGCCTTTGCAAACACAGACCTTGCCTCGCAGCATGATGCCTTGAACAGGCAATTGGAAGAGAGTACTACCCTTCTTGAATCAAGCAAGGCAGCATTGGCGGCATTCCAGGAAGAGACAGACATTCTCTCTTTGGAAGCAAATAAATCTGCATATCAGCGAATTCTCTCCCTTATTCAGCTTCAGCTTGGTGAGGTAGCGGAAATCGCTCCTGCAACATCATTGGAAGCAGCGCTCCAATCTCTTGGGGTACAGAATGAGCAGGTACTTCTCCTCTCCTCCAGGTATTCAGATGCTTACAGACAGTATCTATATGATGAAATCGCACGATTGCTGGTACAATCAAATACATCTGAAGAGACTACACGTCGCAATCCTGAGCTTGAAGCGGCATTGACGACCTTGAAATCCAAAATCAATGAAATCTTCCTTTCTGACGGGTATGATGAACTATCAGCTCAAAATCAGACCCAAGCTATTACATCTAGTGCTGAGTTTGAGATTCTCAAGAATCAAGAAAATGACTACCTTGGCAAACTAAAGGCTGTTACAAGCCTTGAGTTGAAACATACAGAGTATATTGACACAATAGAGAGAGAAACGGAAACATCTAATGAATATGCATCGAGTCTACGTGCTCTCAACCTCTTCCTTGCCTCAGAGCGTACTGCCATGCAGGAAGTGGAACCAGTGAAACTGGTGAATGAGGATGGAGAATCAAACAACCTCCTTATCCTGGCAGTTGGAGTACTGCTGGGATCAGCACTTGCCCTGCTCGCGACCCTGCTTGCTGAATACCTCTCTGACACAATTGATGACGAACAGTCCCTCACCAGAATACTGGGCAAGGAAGGGAAGTTGCTTACCACCATCCCCCCGGGAAGCAAGGATATCAATACCGAGATGGAAATACTCGAACATCCTGATTCGGATGCAGGAAGTGCCTACACTCACCTTGCTGGTATCTTGATGTATGCCCCGAACACCAATGTGTTTACCCTGGGAAGCTTGAGTTACGGGGAAGGGACCTCCTATACCACACTCAATACAGCACTATCCATGGTTAAGAGCGGCAAAAAGGTACTTGTCATTGGCACGGCGAATGAGGGAATGAACTACCAACGCCTCTATGCAAAGATTACCAGCCATGTGGAAATCGCTGCAGCGGCCCACCTGAAAACCTTCTCCCTCGACAAGCCATGCAAACCGGTTGGAGATGAACCTGAACTTACCATTGCATCTATAGATGCAGGTCCAAAGGAGCTGGGGCAGATCCTAAATAGCCCACAGTTTGTAGAGTACCTTGGCAGTGTTTCTGCTGTCTTTGATGTGGTCCTCATCGACGGACCAACCTTCCGCTCTGCTTCTAATCTGCTTGCAGTTTCGAGAGCCACCAATGGATTGATCCTGAACATCCGTAGCTTTGTAGGATCGCGTAGGATGCTCAAGGCATTGCTGCACACGTTTGGACTCTGCAACCTGCCTCTCTCTGGTGTTGTCCTGAACAATATTGCAGGAAAACCTTCCTACCAGGAGCGGCAAGCGATCAAGGCACACGACAAGGCCTTGACCGCACTCATGTCCGGTAATGGGAGTGGTCGAGAAGTCAAGCTGTTGACAAAAGCCTCATCCCGTTAA
- a CDS encoding transglutaminase-like domain-containing protein, whose protein sequence is MELEEQRYTEQTALLDYTHPTIVALIKKQGWLTLPTLGSRIAAVYTFVRDAIPFGYAEHFAVTASQVLAQGMGNCLTKTTLLMALLRAVGAPCRLKAAMISKVIHRGLLGEVSFLFSPRHLHHAWAEVRYQDQWIEVGGHIVDRPYLEKLQQKFSNFIGSFYGYGIAVSHFRNPPIRWDEEETEIQSKAIRESLHSFNDPDSFFSAHPEAERRTHCLTYRLILRPKLNRSIRKLRNS, encoded by the coding sequence ATGGAACTTGAAGAGCAACGATATACAGAACAGACAGCACTCCTTGATTATACACATCCTACAATCGTAGCACTCATCAAAAAGCAGGGATGGCTTACCCTTCCTACTCTCGGTAGTCGTATTGCCGCAGTCTATACCTTTGTTCGTGATGCCATCCCCTTTGGGTATGCAGAGCACTTTGCTGTGACTGCTTCACAGGTACTTGCCCAAGGTATGGGAAACTGCCTAACAAAAACCACGCTTCTCATGGCACTGCTTCGTGCAGTAGGAGCCCCTTGCCGGCTGAAAGCGGCCATGATCAGCAAGGTAATCCATCGTGGATTGCTCGGCGAGGTCTCTTTCCTTTTCAGCCCACGACATCTGCACCATGCATGGGCGGAAGTAAGGTACCAAGATCAGTGGATTGAGGTCGGTGGACATATTGTTGACCGCCCCTATCTGGAAAAGCTCCAGCAGAAATTTTCCAATTTCATCGGGAGCTTCTATGGCTACGGGATTGCCGTTTCCCACTTTCGAAATCCCCCTATTCGTTGGGATGAAGAGGAGACGGAAATCCAGAGCAAGGCGATCAGGGAGAGCCTTCACTCCTTCAATGATCCCGATTCTTTTTTCAGCGCCCATCCGGAGGCAGAGCGAAGAACCCACTGCTTGACCTATCGCCTGATCCTTCGTCCGAAGCTCAACCGTTCGATAAGAAAACTGCGAAACAGCTGA
- the aroE gene encoding shikimate dehydrogenase, with protein MNTLHALMKGQLPSLFFCIGNPVVGNPTQYMMEKAFLDMDFPGQYITCEVESDQLQTALEGLKALKVAGGNVTAPFKQQVFPYLDSFTESARLSNAVNCITRLDDGTYQGDNTDGKGFLQSLKDLVDDLSKRRFVLFGSGGAASAIAVELVLAEVEEVILVNRTREKAERLAERLQGITRTRVSTQAWEGTYQIEEDGLVVVQATSVGLFDEKGCIDVAFSQGLRDVIACDVVFNPTDTAFLKRARKAGAATLDGLGMLVNQGVLGIENWTGRKADPLVMRSALTEAFSL; from the coding sequence ATGAACACACTACATGCACTGATGAAGGGACAGCTCCCTTCCTTGTTTTTCTGCATTGGCAACCCAGTGGTGGGAAACCCCACCCAATATATGATGGAGAAAGCCTTTCTGGATATGGACTTTCCTGGTCAATACATCACCTGTGAGGTGGAGAGTGACCAGTTGCAGACAGCGCTTGAGGGGTTGAAAGCCCTGAAGGTTGCGGGAGGTAATGTCACCGCACCCTTCAAGCAACAGGTCTTTCCCTACCTGGACAGTTTCACTGAGAGTGCGCGACTCAGCAATGCGGTGAACTGTATCACCCGACTCGATGACGGAACCTACCAAGGAGATAATACCGACGGGAAAGGTTTTCTGCAGTCATTGAAGGATCTGGTAGATGATCTTAGTAAAAGGCGCTTTGTGCTTTTTGGATCAGGGGGGGCTGCCTCTGCCATTGCCGTTGAGTTGGTCCTCGCTGAGGTGGAAGAAGTCATTCTGGTAAATCGTACCAGAGAAAAAGCAGAGAGACTTGCAGAGCGGTTGCAGGGTATCACAAGAACCAGGGTATCCACTCAAGCTTGGGAGGGTACCTATCAAATAGAAGAAGATGGTTTGGTGGTAGTACAGGCAACCAGTGTTGGGTTGTTTGATGAAAAGGGTTGTATCGATGTTGCATTCTCCCAGGGCCTCCGGGATGTCATTGCCTGTGATGTGGTGTTTAACCCGACCGATACAGCCTTTCTGAAACGCGCAAGGAAAGCGGGGGCAGCTACCCTTGATGGACTAGGTATGTTGGTGAATCAGGGGGTGCTTGGCATTGAGAATTGGACCGGAAGAAAGGCTGATCCTCTGGTAATGAGATCAGCACTGACAGAGGCCTTTTCACTCTGA
- a CDS encoding transcription termination/antitermination NusG family protein gives MNYYFIACRTGREEYVKAHLLKFFSRELEEDEVMAFIPMRRMIDRRKGKKIMNDHPILPGYLLLSCEISLQDFSRDVLKLPGCYGFLRNLNKTIELQGPDYEYAAWIMHNKGTITPSKVVYKKGEPIRIIEGPMKDFMGTIVKVDYRHSRVMVEFQFAEVIRKVSMPVEFVEVSR, from the coding sequence ATGAACTACTACTTCATTGCTTGCAGGACAGGACGAGAAGAGTATGTGAAGGCACACTTGCTCAAATTCTTTAGTCGGGAACTGGAGGAGGATGAGGTGATGGCCTTCATTCCCATGCGTCGTATGATTGACCGTCGCAAGGGCAAGAAGATCATGAATGACCATCCCATCCTTCCTGGGTATCTGTTGCTCTCCTGTGAAATTTCTCTGCAGGACTTTAGTCGTGATGTACTGAAGCTTCCTGGGTGTTATGGATTTCTTAGGAATCTGAACAAGACCATCGAACTGCAAGGCCCTGATTATGAGTATGCTGCTTGGATCATGCACAACAAGGGGACCATCACGCCATCGAAGGTTGTCTATAAGAAAGGGGAGCCGATCAGGATCATTGAAGGTCCTATGAAGGACTTCATGGGGACCATCGTAAAGGTCGATTATCGCCACAGCAGGGTCATGGTTGAGTTCCAGTTCGCCGAAGTAATACGAAAGGTGAGTATGCCGGTGGAGTTTGTCGAAGTGAGCAGGTAG
- a CDS encoding nucleoside-diphosphate sugar epimerase/dehydratase, with the protein MSEMVKSRYIRWVVLMAMDALFLFAAGLLASWVVFQTLPFNFDSILYFNILATILLLFAVRFYHIRISESSLDLLGRGLTAFIPVTILGVLLIGFYLGFHSDWIPFIVSTDIFGFLLVMGFRVFYRSVLVFKNKQSNNQHPRAVIYGAGELGNTLVRQYQKGKLSYHIVGFVDDEVHLHGTYMLGVKVYGSVKDLPQVLQNLKAKTLIIAITQIDQERMLLAVDAAKEAKCDIKVIPSLFEMQEGQKELDLRNLDYADLLGRPLISIDKEPIRQMVRGKRVLVTGAGGSIGSEICRQLLTYGPEQLLLLDVDETELHDLSLRLHNYQKEWSDLVIPIVCDIKNRKKIDRIMTQFKPQLVFHAAAYKHVPLQELYPEEAITTNINGSYAVLKSAKEHQVEKVVVISTDKAVNPTNVMGATKRVVELMAGMLNSKETEIVCVRFGNVLGSRGSMLPLFMDQIKAGVPITVTHKDIIRYFMAIPEAVGLVFKAASMAKGGEVMVLDMGQPVKIYDFAEKLVKYYGDSRSQVIVTGLRPGEKLYEELLANKDTTIPTEEKLVFKAKVNNHTISELSFLNHYLTSFEKSAPEVMLKMLHELVPEFKDPKM; encoded by the coding sequence ATGAGTGAAATGGTGAAGAGTCGTTATATACGCTGGGTTGTCCTGATGGCAATGGATGCACTTTTCTTGTTTGCTGCCGGACTTCTGGCTTCTTGGGTGGTTTTTCAGACCTTGCCTTTCAATTTCGATTCGATACTCTATTTTAATATTCTTGCCACCATCCTTCTTCTTTTCGCCGTTCGTTTTTATCATATCAGAATCAGTGAGAGTTCCCTCGACCTGCTCGGTCGTGGTTTAACCGCGTTTATTCCCGTAACCATCCTTGGTGTTCTGCTTATTGGCTTTTACCTTGGGTTCCATAGTGATTGGATTCCATTCATAGTAAGTACTGACATATTCGGCTTTCTCCTGGTGATGGGCTTTCGTGTTTTTTACCGGTCTGTCTTGGTGTTCAAAAACAAGCAGAGCAACAACCAGCATCCTCGAGCAGTCATCTATGGGGCAGGGGAGTTGGGAAATACCTTGGTAAGACAGTACCAAAAGGGAAAGCTCTCCTACCATATTGTAGGATTTGTTGATGATGAGGTGCATTTACACGGTACATACATGCTCGGGGTGAAGGTCTACGGGAGTGTGAAGGATTTGCCTCAGGTGCTCCAGAACCTGAAAGCCAAGACCCTCATCATTGCCATTACCCAGATTGACCAGGAGCGGATGCTCCTCGCAGTCGATGCTGCAAAAGAAGCGAAGTGTGACATAAAGGTGATTCCCTCTCTCTTCGAGATGCAGGAGGGCCAGAAAGAGCTGGACCTCAGAAACCTTGATTATGCAGACCTGCTTGGGCGTCCCCTGATCAGCATCGACAAGGAGCCGATCAGACAGATGGTCCGTGGAAAACGTGTTCTGGTAACGGGAGCAGGGGGAAGCATCGGCAGCGAGATCTGCCGGCAGTTGCTTACCTATGGTCCTGAGCAACTCCTCTTGCTCGATGTTGATGAGACAGAGCTCCATGACCTTTCCCTACGATTGCATAATTACCAGAAGGAGTGGAGTGACCTGGTCATTCCCATTGTCTGTGATATCAAGAACCGAAAGAAGATTGACCGTATCATGACCCAGTTCAAACCACAGTTGGTTTTCCATGCTGCAGCCTACAAGCATGTGCCGCTTCAGGAACTGTATCCGGAGGAGGCTATTACCACCAACATCAATGGCTCCTATGCGGTGCTCAAGAGTGCCAAGGAGCACCAGGTTGAGAAGGTCGTGGTCATCTCCACCGACAAGGCGGTAAACCCGACCAATGTGATGGGGGCTACCAAGCGGGTGGTCGAGTTGATGGCCGGCATGCTTAATAGCAAGGAGACAGAAATTGTCTGTGTACGCTTTGGCAATGTGCTGGGAAGCCGCGGGAGCATGCTTCCTCTCTTCATGGACCAGATCAAGGCAGGGGTTCCCATAACCGTTACCCATAAGGACATTATCCGTTACTTCATGGCAATCCCTGAGGCAGTTGGCTTGGTGTTCAAGGCAGCCAGTATGGCAAAGGGTGGAGAGGTGATGGTCCTGGATATGGGCCAGCCAGTCAAGATCTATGACTTTGCAGAGAAGCTCGTGAAGTACTATGGCGATAGCAGGAGCCAGGTCATCGTAACCGGTCTCCGTCCGGGTGAGAAGCTCTATGAGGAGCTCCTTGCCAACAAGGACACCACCATCCCCACCGAGGAGAAGCTAGTCTTCAAGGCAAAGGTGAACAACCACACCATCAGTGAACTCTCCTTCCTGAATCACTACCTCACATCCTTCGAGAAGTCCGCTCCTGAGGTGATGCTGAAAATGCTCCATGAATTGGTTCCTGAGTTCAAGGATCCAAAGATGTAG
- a CDS encoding LacI family DNA-binding transcriptional regulator, producing MEKLVGRADVARAAGVAESTVSRALNDSPLISDEIKKKVRLVAEELGYVPSRTATLFASNRSFAIGFVVPYYKKILPFTRSYFPALLDGLLLGTLNHNYNVGIIFENYLGKYRSYRDLITSHSYDGLIFAITKDQFPEIDPLIEHNLPFVLVNNYREGAASIYARPDEGMRKAFAHAHELGHNHIGYVTGDLQFKNGKDRLQAFEELASHYHLQTTIVEGNFSRNSGFNAFRQFGKKESLIMTASDRQAFGFLQACSEHSKKVPQDISLIGYDNFQPAGTSTPPLTTVDHPIMEMGAEAVQMLIGMIEHGTAAEQRWAETGFVVRKSTRALGE from the coding sequence ATGGAGAAGCTTGTAGGAAGGGCTGATGTAGCTCGTGCAGCGGGGGTAGCGGAGTCCACGGTCTCCCGTGCACTCAATGACTCGCCCCTTATTAGTGATGAGATCAAGAAGAAGGTACGCCTGGTGGCAGAAGAACTGGGGTATGTACCTTCACGGACTGCTACACTCTTTGCAAGCAATAGAAGCTTTGCCATTGGCTTTGTGGTTCCCTACTACAAGAAAATCTTACCCTTTACCCGTTCCTATTTTCCAGCCCTCCTTGATGGATTGTTGCTTGGAACACTGAACCACAACTACAATGTTGGGATTATCTTTGAGAACTACCTGGGAAAGTACCGCAGTTACCGGGATCTTATCACCAGCCATAGCTATGATGGACTGATTTTTGCCATTACCAAGGACCAGTTTCCCGAGATCGATCCGCTCATCGAGCACAACCTTCCCTTTGTGTTGGTGAACAACTACCGAGAGGGGGCTGCAAGCATCTATGCTCGTCCTGATGAAGGTATGAGGAAGGCGTTTGCCCATGCCCATGAGCTAGGACATAACCACATCGGGTATGTGACGGGGGACCTTCAGTTCAAGAACGGCAAGGACAGACTCCAGGCCTTCGAGGAGCTTGCCTCTCACTACCACTTACAGACAACGATTGTCGAAGGAAACTTCTCCAGGAACTCAGGTTTCAATGCATTCAGGCAGTTTGGTAAGAAGGAGTCACTGATCATGACGGCCAGTGACCGGCAAGCCTTCGGCTTTCTCCAGGCCTGTAGTGAACACTCCAAGAAGGTTCCCCAAGATATCTCTCTCATCGGATATGACAACTTCCAGCCCGCTGGTACCAGTACTCCTCCCCTGACTACCGTCGATCATCCGATCATGGAGATGGGAGCGGAAGCAGTGCAGATGTTGATCGGTATGATCGAGCATGGGACTGCAGCCGAACAGCGATGGGCAGAGACTGGTTTCGTGGTAAGAAAGTCCACCCGGGCATTGGGGGAATGA
- a CDS encoding Gfo/Idh/MocA family oxidoreductase has translation MKLVIVGCGGMGTYQAQKFQDLGAQIVGAIDHNEEHLRGFCETFGVEESYKSLNMISRFSAKADALSCCLPDCFHALCCEAAMRANLAIFCEKPLTSTQEEAEFLARLPKSRPFMVNFSKRHTPSLSAVQDALSRGLLGTLENVTISYLQSWYKSHVWGDPEEIFRWKWRLLPEYNQGGCLSDLGSHLLDLLFLLFGNVHFEKKTLEVTASALVEYGALLRVGDNTPCTLHCSYQDPTWDDSLQLTIEGSEATLTMNTSLDRKQVVITSKEGTITKLQGNRPISTYQKFFDAVGSGNSLPPSFEDGYRVQKLLEEMQ, from the coding sequence ATGAAACTAGTCATAGTGGGCTGTGGGGGAATGGGGACGTACCAAGCGCAGAAGTTCCAGGACCTGGGAGCCCAGATAGTAGGAGCAATCGATCATAATGAGGAGCACCTGAGGGGTTTCTGCGAAACCTTTGGGGTGGAAGAGAGCTACAAAAGTCTCAATATGATCTCCCGCTTCTCCGCCAAGGCCGATGCCCTCAGTTGTTGTCTCCCTGACTGTTTCCACGCTCTCTGCTGCGAGGCAGCAATGAGAGCAAATCTGGCAATCTTCTGTGAGAAACCTCTCACCTCAACCCAAGAAGAGGCTGAATTCTTGGCAAGGCTCCCTAAGAGCCGACCGTTCATGGTCAATTTCTCAAAACGTCATACTCCCTCTCTCTCTGCAGTCCAGGATGCTCTCTCCCGTGGTTTGCTCGGTACGTTGGAGAATGTCACCATCTCCTACCTGCAGAGCTGGTACAAGAGTCATGTCTGGGGAGACCCTGAGGAGATTTTTCGGTGGAAGTGGAGACTATTGCCTGAGTATAATCAGGGAGGCTGTCTCTCCGACCTCGGCAGCCACCTCCTTGATCTGCTTTTCCTTCTCTTTGGAAACGTCCACTTTGAGAAGAAGACCCTCGAAGTCACTGCCTCAGCCTTGGTTGAGTATGGTGCCTTGCTGAGAGTGGGGGATAACACCCCCTGTACATTACACTGTTCCTACCAGGATCCTACTTGGGATGATTCATTGCAACTTACCATAGAGGGCAGTGAAGCTACGCTCACGATGAATACCTCTCTCGATAGAAAGCAGGTGGTCATAACCAGCAAGGAAGGTACTATCACGAAGCTGCAGGGAAATCGTCCTATTTCGACCTACCAGAAGTTTTTTGATGCTGTTGGAAGTGGAAATTCTCTTCCTCCTTCTTTTGAGGATGGATACCGGGTCCAGAAACTCTTGGAGGAGATGCAATGA
- a CDS encoding sugar phosphate isomerase/epimerase, producing the protein MKNIQLGALLFANEVTCDNLLKLKDAGFETLSICFWETLGETDLTSLARVTREAGLPVNAISVWGNPLANEETLRGVQTLIDQAYRFGKPFISTFAGRVPSRSVEASLPLFKEVFSKLLDQVHRHDCRGLLLENCRMGDLWKRGAWNIAINDAAWSLIFSTLDDPLLGLEWEPCHQVEALIEPLAQLRRCKERVLHVHGKDAHVDHALLSEIGLYAPEKAIKATLPGCGDTDWQALMQILVDGGYQGSIEIEARGTSFFTDFKEKVASLGYLKKCRNNLR; encoded by the coding sequence ATGAAGAACATACAGCTTGGGGCACTGCTCTTTGCCAATGAGGTTACCTGTGACAATCTTTTGAAGCTGAAGGATGCAGGGTTTGAAACCCTCAGTATCTGCTTCTGGGAGACCCTTGGAGAAACTGATCTTACCAGTCTTGCTCGCGTCACGCGGGAGGCCGGGCTTCCAGTCAACGCAATCTCAGTTTGGGGCAATCCCTTGGCCAATGAAGAGACTCTCCGTGGTGTACAGACACTCATAGATCAAGCATATCGTTTCGGCAAACCTTTTATCTCAACGTTTGCAGGTCGTGTTCCGTCTCGAAGTGTTGAGGCATCGCTTCCCTTGTTCAAGGAAGTGTTCAGTAAATTATTGGATCAGGTCCACCGCCATGATTGTAGGGGCTTGCTCCTGGAAAACTGTAGGATGGGAGACCTCTGGAAGCGTGGTGCTTGGAATATTGCCATCAATGATGCTGCCTGGTCTTTGATCTTCTCCACCCTCGATGATCCCCTCCTTGGCCTTGAGTGGGAACCGTGTCATCAGGTGGAGGCTCTGATCGAGCCTCTTGCCCAGCTAAGACGTTGCAAAGAGAGGGTTTTGCATGTACATGGCAAGGACGCCCATGTTGATCATGCCCTCCTCAGTGAGATCGGTCTCTATGCCCCAGAGAAGGCGATCAAAGCTACCTTGCCTGGTTGTGGCGATACCGATTGGCAAGCACTGATGCAAATCCTTGTGGACGGAGGGTACCAGGGAAGCATTGAGATAGAGGCGAGAGGAACCTCGTTTTTCACTGATTTTAAGGAGAAAGTTGCATCCCTTGGCTATCTTAAAAAGTGTCGTAACAATCTCCGATAG
- a CDS encoding Gfo/Idh/MocA family oxidoreductase, with the protein MDRIAYGMIGGGKGAFIGDVHRKAIRLDDLAVLKAGCFSRDVEKSKAFGAELGIASDRLYTDYHEMAEKEASREDGIAFAVCVTPNASHFDICKAFLSQGIHVVCDKPLTWTIEQSEELVAICKKKNLLFGVTYTYTGYPAVKQMRKMVQDGLLGEIRFVNAEYPQDWLGNPVDEHSSIAPWRMDPKVSGATNCLGDIGSHIENMVATVTGMKIKKVCARLDSLVEGRTLDDNASVMVEYEGGGKGLYWSSQIAFGYDNALRIRIFGEKGSLEWLQEAPDYFFFTPCDGPKQRWSRGREAFDPVAQQYSRVPAGHPEGLYEAFANIYKPFILALGKQLRGEKLDKTDLDFPGVEEGLDGVKFINRCLESSKQGSVWVDL; encoded by the coding sequence ATGGATCGAATTGCCTATGGAATGATTGGCGGTGGAAAAGGAGCCTTTATCGGGGATGTACATCGTAAAGCTATCCGTCTCGATGATCTTGCCGTCTTGAAAGCTGGTTGTTTTTCGCGGGATGTGGAGAAGTCAAAAGCATTTGGGGCAGAACTCGGCATTGCGAGTGATCGTCTCTATACCGACTACCACGAGATGGCGGAGAAGGAAGCAAGCAGGGAAGACGGCATTGCCTTTGCTGTTTGCGTTACACCAAACGCTTCCCACTTTGACATATGCAAGGCCTTCCTCTCCCAGGGGATTCATGTTGTTTGTGACAAGCCCCTAACCTGGACAATTGAACAGAGTGAAGAGCTGGTTGCAATCTGCAAGAAGAAGAACCTGCTCTTTGGTGTTACCTACACCTACACTGGATACCCTGCTGTGAAGCAGATGAGAAAGATGGTCCAGGATGGCCTGCTTGGGGAGATCAGGTTTGTGAATGCCGAGTATCCGCAGGACTGGCTTGGTAATCCCGTCGATGAACATAGCTCCATTGCTCCCTGGAGAATGGACCCCAAGGTATCGGGGGCAACAAACTGCCTTGGCGATATTGGAAGCCATATCGAGAACATGGTGGCCACGGTTACCGGGATGAAGATCAAGAAGGTCTGTGCACGCCTTGACAGCTTGGTTGAGGGCAGGACGTTGGATGATAATGCCTCGGTGATGGTTGAGTATGAGGGGGGAGGCAAGGGCCTGTACTGGTCAAGCCAGATTGCCTTTGGGTATGACAACGCCCTTCGTATCCGCATCTTCGGTGAGAAAGGGAGCTTAGAGTGGCTGCAGGAGGCCCCTGATTACTTCTTCTTTACCCCGTGTGATGGCCCCAAGCAAAGGTGGAGCCGCGGGCGTGAGGCATTCGACCCGGTAGCCCAGCAATACTCCCGTGTGCCGGCAGGACACCCCGAGGGTCTCTACGAGGCATTTGCCAATATCTACAAACCCTTCATCCTGGCGCTTGGAAAGCAACTTCGTGGAGAGAAACTGGATAAGACAGATCTGGATTTTCCCGGAGTTGAGGAGGGCCTCGATGGTGTGAAATTCATTAATCGGTGTCTGGAGAGCAGCAAGCAAGGCTCTGTTTGGGTCGACCTATAA